One segment of Pyricularia oryzae 70-15 chromosome 3, whole genome shotgun sequence DNA contains the following:
- a CDS encoding protein-S-isoprenylcysteine O-methyltransferase produces MDDETSGQRRRRVGNPQSPIAQSASAANSPVHPYMPGQPKSLAGIAMRAFCLGSVFAVSVVSTIPILLLTSSPLWRLPFFVGALATHHFLEFWTTAAYNTPAANVDSYLLTANWPMQTIAYAFAALECLLVCLVSPSRAWAPLHTGPLLLLLGLVLTAVGQLVRSAAMIQAGLSFNHIVQQARGPQHHLVTTGIYAKLRHPSYFGYFYWALGTQLVLGNLVSTIAYSFVLYRFFSRRIRHEEETLVRFFGEEYNDYKRTVGTKIPFIP; encoded by the coding sequence GCCCAGTCCGCTTCGGCCGCAAACTCGCCTGTCCATCCTTATATGCCGGGCCAGCCCAAGTCTCTTGCCGGCATTGCTATGCGCGCTTTCTGCCTGGGCTCCGTCTTTGCAGTTTCTGTCGTGTCTACCATCCCCATTCTGCTTCTGACCTCAAGCCCGCTATGGCGCCTCCCCTTCTTTGTCGGTGCCCTGGCAACACACCACTTCCTCGAGTTTTGGACCACCGCAGCCTACAACACCCCAGCGGCCAATGTCGACAGCTACCTCTTGACAGCCAACTGGCCCATGCAGACCATTGCATACGCATTCGCCGCACTCGAGTGTCTGCTGGTTTGCCTCGTGTCTCCGAGTCGCGCCTGGGCCCCACTACACACAGGcccgctgctgctcctgctggGCCTCGTCCTCACGGCAGTCGGTCAGCTCGTCCGGTCTGCAGCCATGATCCAGGCGGGTCTATCTTTTAATCACATTGTCCAGCAAGCTAGGGGTCCGCAGCACCACCTCGTCACGACCGGAATTTACGCCAAACTCCGTCACCCAAGCTACTTTGGTTACTTCTACTGGGCTCTAGGTACACAGCTCGTGCTCGGAAATCTCGTCAGCACAATTGCGTATAGTTTTGTCTTGTACCGTTTCTTTTCACGACGCATTCGGCACGAAGAGGAAACCCTTGTGAGGTTCTTTGGAGAGGAGTACAACGATTACAAGAGGACGGTTGGGACCAAGATTCCTTTTATACCATGA
- a CDS encoding 1-phosphatidylinositol-4,5-bisphosphate phosphodiesterase delta 1, giving the protein MQRSDSHQAGGGVSGDATSLPTLNPVLSRYVDAVFKSHTDRNTGKWPKDQIATFLRVVQGEDGAEPQSALLKQSDLDLEGFVSYMLSPESSIIGPAKDQDLSWPLASYFISSSHNTYLTGNQLYSLSSTEAYTNVLRRGCRCIEVDVWDGDASDAEVSSVSSDDDDPDKYAKRKERVGQIKDKIPKSLTSRFRESSLAKRLGQFVDSKTEPKQPPISTSNSQGSGGPSPSALTRGADEDSTNDQNLSALQKTQTHEAPVIEPKVYHGYTLTKEVSFRDVCYAIRDDAFTASDLPLIVSLEVHCGPEQQLCMVDIMEEAFQGYLVPKPAEDAAVLPSPEALRNKILIKVKYAPPVDAPEVAGTSPSSVEDVHSNAVLAATDSAKSAPMSSTSETLSPSTTSPNLDTPKKKKKSKIIQRLSDMGIFTRGVSFKSLSQPEAVMPTHIFSVSEKAVLDLHEKYGQELFDHNRHYLMRTYPSGMRIGSSNLDPVVFWRKGIQVVALNWQNWDEGMMLNEGMFAGTRGYLLKPEGYRGNKSAATPTSTSGQTQATAVRHRTLDLAVEVFAAQNIPLPPGDEKVKSFRPYIKCEIHVEEPGERHGGADAVPHNGREKEGEFKARTKTIKGTVDPDYGGEILRFSAIDGVVEELSFLRFTVRDDELGRDDLAAWACVRLDRLRAGYRIIRLLDGKGMESDGLVLVKISKSIYDC; this is encoded by the exons ATGCAACGAAGCGACTCCCACCAGGCCGGAGGCGGGGTCAGCGGCGATGCTACCTCATTACCGACCTTGAATCCCGTGCTTAGTCGTTATGTCGATGCCGTTTTCAAATCACATACCGACAGGAACACTGGGAAGTGGCCCAAGGATCAGATCGCCACTTTTCTCCGGGTTGTCCAGGGCGAAGATGGTGCTGAGCCTCAGTCGGCCTTGCTGAAGCAGTCGGACCTCGACCTCGAGGGTTTCGTCTCCTACATGCTCTCCCCGGAATCGAGCATTATCGGCCCTGCCAAAGACCAGGACCTGTCGTGGCCGCTCGCAAGCTACTTTATAAGCTCAAGCCACAACACCTACTTGACCGGCAATCAGCTTTACAGCCTGTCCAGTACCGAAGCATACACCAACGTTCTACGCCGCGGTTGTCGCTGTATTGAGGTTGATGTCTGGGACGGAGACGCTTCCGATGCCGAGGTCTCGAGCGTCAgcagcgacgatgatgatCCTGATAAGTATGCGAAACGCAAAGAGCGCGTCGGTCAAATCAAGGACAAGATACCCAAGTCGCTCACGTCTCGCTTCAGAGAATCATCCCTAGCCAAGCGCCTGGGGCAGTTTGTGGACAGCAAAACCGAGCCCAAACAGCCGCCGATTTCAACATCAAACTCTCAGGGTTCTGGTGGTCCTTCGCCCTCGGCTCTGACCCGCGGCGCCGATGAAGACAGCACAAACGACCAGAACCTATCTGCTCTACAGAAGACACAGACCCACGAAGCGCCGGTGATTGAGCCAAAGGTCTATCACGGCTATACTCTCACAAAGGAAGTATCGTTCCGTGACGTCTGCTACGCTATCAGAGACGATGCCTTTACGGCCTCGGACCTACCGCTCATAGTCAGTCTTGAGGTTCACTGTGGGCCGGAGCAACAGCTGTGCATGGTTGATATAATGGAGGAGGCATTTCAAGGATATCTTGTTCCCAAACCAGCAGAAGATGCAGCAGTCTTGCCATCCCCCGAAGCTCTCCGAAACAAGATCTTGATCAAGGTCAAATACGCTCCGCCAGTCGATGCTCCTGAGGTGGCTGGTACTTCGCCATCATCGGTAGAGGATGTGCATAGTAACGCTGTCCTGGCTGCCACGGACTCAGCAAAGTCAGCTCCAATGTCATCGACGTCAGAAACGCTGTCGCCTTCAACCACGAGTCCAAATTTGGACAcgccaaagaagaaaaagaaaagcaaaatcATTCAGAGGCTCAGTGACATGGGAATTTTCACTCGTGGGGTCTCGTTCAAGAGCCTCTCCCAGCCTGAGGCCGTGATGCCCACTCACATTTTCTCGGTGTCCGAGAAGGCAGTGTTGGACTTGCACGAGAAGTATGGGCAAGAGCTATTTGACCATAATAGGCACTACCTGATGCGAACTTATCCCTCTGGCATGCGTATTGGCTCGTCAAACCTCGATCCTGTCGTATTTTGGAGAAAAGGAATTCAGGTTGTTGCATTAAACTGGCAGAACTGGGACGAGGGCAT GATGCTCAATGAAGGGATGTTTGCAGGTACCAGGGGCTACTTGCTCAAGCCAGAAG gTTATCGAGGCAATAAGTCAGCTGCAACGCCAACCTCAACTTCGGGGCAAACGCAGGCCACGGCGGTTAGACATCGAACCCTCGATCTTGCCGTCGAGGTATTTGCCGCACAGAATATTCCCCTCCCGCCGGGGGATGAGAAGGTGAAGTCCTTTAGGCCATATATCAAGTGTGAAATTCACGTGGAGGAGCCCGGTGAACGACATGGGGGCGCTGATGCCGTTCCACACAATGGTCGAGAGAAGGAAGGCGAGTTCAAGGCTCGTACTAAGACGATCAAGGGAACTGTTGACCCGGACTACGGTGGTGAAATTCTAAGGTTCTCCGCTATTGACGGTGTAGTCGAGGAACTCTCTTTTTTGAGGTTCACTGTTCGTGACGATGAGCTAGGTAGAGATGATCTAGCAGCTTGGGCATGCGTCAGGCTCGACAGGCTCAGGGCTGGGTATAGGATCATCCGCCTGCTCGATGGTAAGGGAATGGAGAGTGACGGGCTGGTTCTGGTCAAGATTTCCAAGAGTATCTATGACTGCTAA
- a CDS encoding N-acetyltransferase 10, whose amino-acid sequence MSRKQVDSRIPALIKNGIQERKRSFFVLVGDHAKDAIVQLHYIMTQVGLKQNKSVLWAYKKQLLGFTSHRRKRETKIKKEIKRGTREANDADPFELFLSLQNIRYVYYKETEKILGNTYGMCILQDFESITPNILARTIETVEGGGMVILLLKGMSSLKQLYTMTMDVHSRYRTEAYDDVVARFNERFILSLGSCESCLVVDDELNVLPISGGKNVKQLPEPESSEDAKTPAQKELDEVKDSLRETQPVGSLLQLARTNDQAKALLTFVDAISEKTLRNTVTLTAARGRGKSAAMGVAIAAAVAYGYSNIFITSPSPENLKTLFEFVFKGLDALDYKDHADYSIMQSTNPDFNKAIVRVNIHRNHRQTIQYIRPQDSHVLGQAELVVIDEAAAIPLPLVKKLMGPYLVFMASTINGYEGTGRSLSLKLIKQLREQSRAPVAGNNVDVEIDRSSGKAEKNATMAGARSLKEITLSEPIRYGPGDAVEKWLNTLLCLDATLPKSKLNTQGCPDPTQCELLQVNRDTLFSFHPVSERFLQQMVALYVASHYKNTPDDLQLMSDAPAHKLFVLTPPPSENSLPEPLCVIQVALEGKISRQSILNSLSRGQRPAGDLIPWLVSQQFQDEEFASLSGARVVRIATNPDYVSMGYGTRALELLVDFFEGKSLSLSEDVEDMVEKTMPRVTDAELSKLGAGSLLDDNIRVRDMNEMPPLFSYMHQCRPPPLDYVGVSYGLTQPLHKFWKRASFAPVYLRQTANDLTGEHTCVMLRPLNTTEDQSWLGAFTNDFHRRFLNLLSYQFREFPSVLSLSIDESAVSGAQTDSTNEPSPLTKADLDRLLTPFDQKRLESYAKNLLDYHVILDMVPTLAHLYFTGALKSSIKLTGVQQAILLAVGLQRKDIDVVSSELSLPSSQLLAMFIKIMRKITTHFETLVTQAVDAEMPKPKSIGVSRENALGAHDDEIVDNRFVPLAKGLGEELEEVGDEALKEYRLKQKELIDSLPLDQFEVEGGASEWKEAEKAIAKAASKGETPAMTVSVKSQKTKRKAGQQTAAEVYEEAFGEKRHKKAKKSKKEKGA is encoded by the exons ATGTCTCGAAAACAAGT AGACTCGCGGATCCCCGCTCTCATCAAGAATGGAATCCAGGAGAGGAAACGAAGCTTCTTCGTCTTGGTGGGCGACCACGCCAAAGATGCCATTGTCCAGCTTCACTACATCATGACCCAAGTCGGCCTCAAGCAGAACAAATCCGTGCTATGGGCGTACAAGAAGCAGCTCCTTGGTTTTACCAGTCACCGGCGGAAGAGGGAGACCAAAATCAAGAAGGAAATTAAGCGCGGCACACGGGAGGCCAATGATGCGGACCCATTCGAGCTTTTCCTTTCGCTCCAAAACATCAGATATGTCTACTACAAAGAGACCGAGAAGATTCTTGGAAATACATACGGCATG TGTATTCTTCAAGACTTCGAGAGCATTACACCAAACATTCTTGCCCGCACGATCGAAACAGTCGAAGGTGGCGGTATGGTGATTCTGCTATTGAAAGGCATGAGCAGCTTGAAACAGCTATACACCATGACTATGGACGTACATTCCCGATACCGAACCGAAGCATACGACGATGTTGTTGCCAGGTTCAACGAGCGCTTCATCCTGTCGCTCGGTAGTTGCGAGTCCTGCTTAGTCGTCGACGATGAGCTGAACGTGCTTCCAATATCCGGCGGTAAAAACGTGAAGCAGTTGCCAGAACCGGAGTCATCTGAGGATGCCAAGACGCCGGCGCAGAAGGAATTAGATGAGGTGAAAGATTCACTCCGAGAAACGCAACCGGTTGGATCCTTGCTCCAGCTTGCCAGAACCAATGATCAAGCCAAGGCTCTGCTCACCTTTGTGGATGCAATCTCTGAGAAGACCTTGCGCAACACTGTAACACTCACAGCAGCGCGAGGTCGTGGCAAGTCGGCAGCAATGGGTGTCGccattgctgctgctgtcgccTACGGCTACAGCAACATCTTCATTACCTCGCCGTCCCCAGAGAATTTGAAAACCCTTTTTGAGTTCGTCTTCAAGGGGTTGGACGCCCTTGATTACAAAGATCATGCCGACTATTCCATCATGCAATCGACGAATCCCGATTTCAACAAGGCTATAGTGCGGGTCAACATCCACAGAAACCACCGTCAGACGATCCAATACATCCGCCCTCAGGACTCGCACGTTCTGGGCCAAGCTGAATTGGTTGTCATCGATGAAGCTGCCGCCATACCTTTGCCGCTAGTCAAGAAATTGATGGGACCGTACTTGGTGTTCATGGCGTCCACCATCAACGGTTACGAAGGGACAGGCAGATCTTTGTCACTGAAGCTCATCAAGCAGCTAAGAGAACAGTCAAGAGCACCTGTTGCGGGCAACAATGTCGACGTGGAGATCGATAGGTCAAGCGGCAAGGCTGAGAAAAATGCCACTATGGCAGGGGCTCGTTCGCTCAAAGAAATCACCTTGTCTGAGCCAATTCGGTATGGTCCTGGCGATGCGGTGGAAAAGTGGTTAAACACCCTTCTCTGCCTCGACGCCACTTTGCCGAAGTCAAAACTCAACACACAAGGCTGCCCG GACCCGACGCAATGCGAACTGCTTCAAGTGAACAGGGATACTTTATTCTCATTCCATCCCGTCTCGGAGAGGTTTCTGCAACAAATGGTGGCGCTTTACGTCGCAAGCCATTACAAGAACACCCCGGATGATTTGCAGCTGATGAGCGACGCACCAGCCCACAAGCTCTTTGTTCTAACTCCGCCTCCTTCCGAAAACTCGCTGCCTGAACCTCTGTGCGTGATCCAGGTCGCGTTGGAGGGCAAGATTAGCAGGCAAAGCATCCTTAACAGCTTGAGCAGAGGGCAACGTCCGGCTGGCGATTTGATCCCGTGGCTCGTAAGCCAGCAGTTCCAAGACGAGGAGTTTGCCTCTTTGTCAGGCGCCCGCGTAGTAAGGATAGCGACTAACCCAGACTATGTTTCCATGGGATACGGTACCCGAGCACTGGAGCTTCTGGTTGATTTCTTTGAGGGAAAGTCGCTGAGTCTGTCGGAGGATGTGGAAGATATGGTGGAAAAGACCATGCCAAGAGTCACGGATGCAGAGTTATCCAAACTGGGGGCCGGCAGCCTTCTGGACGACAACATTAGGGTTCGTGATATGAACGAGATGCCACCCCTCTTCTCTTATATGCATCAGTGCCGACCCCCACCCCTGGACTACGTCGGCGTTAGCTACGGTCTCACTCAGCCCCTTCATAAATTCTGGAAGCGCGCATCGTTTGCGCCAGTTTACTTG AGGCAAACTGCCAATGATCTGACTGGCGAACATACCTGCGTCATGCTCCGACCTCTGAACACCACCGAGGACCAGAGCTGGCTTGGAGCCTTTACGAACGATTTCCATCGTCGTTTCCTCAACCTTCTCTCATACCAATTCCGCGAATTTCCTTCTGTGCTCTCGCTCAGTATTGATGAATCTGCCGTGTCTGGGGCACAGACAGATTCTACTAACGAGCCCAGTCCCCTGACCAAGGCGGATCTCGACAGGTTGTTGACTCCGTTCGACCAAAAGAGACTGGAGTCTTATGCGAAAAACCTGTTGGATTATCACGTCATTCTGGACATGGTGCCCACACTGGCTCATCTGTATTTCACCGGAGCGCTCAAGTCGAGCATCAAACTCACCGGTGTACAACAAGCGATTTTGCTCGCTGTTGGATTGCAAAGGAAGGACATTGATGTGGTGTCGTCGGAGCTGTCACTTCCTTCTTCGCAGCTTCTTGCCATGTTCATAAAGATCATGCGCAAGATCACGACGCACTTTGAGACGCTCGTTacgcaggctgtcgatgccGAGATGCCCAAACCCAAATCGATTGGAGTCAGCCGAGAGAATGCACTGGGTGCGCACGATGATGAAATTGTTGACAACAGATTTGTACCCCTGGCCAAGGGGCTTGGTGAAGAGCTGGAGGAGGTTGGTGATGAGGCGCTCAAGGAATACAGGCTGAAGCAGAAGGAGCTCATTGACTCACTTCCACTTGATCA ATTCGAGGTTGAGGGCGGTGCTTCCGAATGGAAGGAGGCAGAAAAGGCGATCGCCAAGGCTGCTTCGAAAGGGGAAACCCCAGCGATGACTGTCAGCGTTAAAAGTCAAAAGACGAAGCGGAAGGCTGGGCAGCAGACAGCCGCTGAGGTGTACGAAGAGGCATTTGGGGAGAAAAGACATaaaaaggccaagaagtCCAAAAAGGAGAAGGGGGCgtaa
- a CDS encoding 1-acyl-sn-glycerol-3-phosphate acyltransferase beta — MLEYLYYFAGGYTSLVIGLYMMSFAIPKAAFVARILASYICLLVAASFGVVCSLILRFFGAEQNAQHYTARVFMWLMLAATGVTFEIIDPKGHLSKEENRPAVLVGNHQTELDVLMLGCLFPEHCSVTAKASLRRTPFLGWFMSLSGTIFIDRKNSADARQAMSGAVNQIRTKRQTVYMFPEGTRSYTREPILLPFKKGAFHLAVQAQVPIVPCVVANYSHVLWIKGLVFNAGKIPVKVLDPIPTTGMTAADVDGLCKKTYDLMHQELITLTSKARGEPVTVPSSMNPTGIIEATNGKPKHSS, encoded by the exons ATGCTGGAGTACTTATACTACTTCGCCGGCGGCTACACCAGCCTGGTGATCGGACTCTACATGATGTCGTTCGCGATACCCAAGGCGGCCTTCGTGGCGCGCATACTTGCATCATACATCTGCCTGCTCGTCGCGGCGAGCTTTGGTGTTGTATGTTCACTCATCCTGCGATTTTTTGGTGCCGAGCAAAATGCGCAACATTACACCGCCCGAGTCTTTATGTGGCTCATGCTCGCCGCCACCGGCGTCACGTTCGAGATTATAGATCCGAAAGGCCACCTCTCCAAAGAAGAGAATCGACCCGCCGTTCTAGTCGGCAACCACCAGACGGAGTTGGACGTGCTCATGCTGGGCTGTTTGTTTCCCGAGCACTGCAGCGTCACGGCCAAGGCCAGCTTGCGTCGCACGCCTTTTCTTGGCTGGTTCATGAGCTTGAGCGGCACGATATTCATTGATCGCAAGAACAGTGCAGATGCGCGACAGGCCATGAGCGGTGCAGTCAACCAAATACGGACAAAGAGGCAGACCGTCTACATGTTTCCCGAGGGCACGAGGAGTTATACTCGAGAGCCGATTCTTTTGCCGTTCAAGAAGGGTGCCTTCCATCTCGCTGTCCAGGCCCAAGTACCCATCGTGCCGTGTGTGGTGGCGAATTATAGCCACGTGCTCTGGATCAAGGGTCTGGTGTTCAATGCCGGCAAGATTCCAGTCAAGG TTCTCGATCCCATCCCTACCACGGGTATGACTGCCGCGGATGTAGACGGACTGTGTAAAAAGACGTACGATTTGATGCACCAAGAGCTCATCACTCTGACGTCCAAGGCCCGTGGAGAGCCCGTCACGGTTCCGTCGTCGATGAATCCCACTGGCATTATCGAGGCAACCAATGGCAAACCGAAACACTCGTCATGA